tattcaacatgcatcacaAGTCAATGTCATGATGATCGACCTAGCCTTAAACATTTTGTTTCATCGATTAATTGCCTTATTCTCTGGCTCGATCTGGCTATTTCTTTCTATCTGATGATAAAACTTACAATTTGGTTTTACTTGGTACTGTAAAATCAAACTAATCCTTTCTCGAGTTTGCATTCCCTTACATTTTTGTTTGGTTGAGAAATAACATTTTACTTATGCATACAAACGAAACCTTAATATACAAGCAAAAGAAGAAATAGTTAGAAAGTATAACGTAGATGGTGTCCACGCGCAAAATAGGGGTGGTTAGAAAGAGGATTGATACATAGGGTCGGTTGGAGCCCCAAGCATGAGTGCAATCGATGGAGTTGGAAATGGAGGAGGGCATTGGTGATTGGTCTCATCCATCCATTTCATGATTTTGCATTTTAGCCCCGTTTGACACATTGCCACAAACTTCAACTTTCTATCAATtcaattacatatataaagttcttttattagaaaaaataatatattacgTATACAGAGTTCTGAGTTCTCGTAGTGCTGTTGTAAGTTTTAACATCTATTCATTCGCTACTGACATCTATCATATGATTGAGCATCCGAATTACGTCTTTCAGAATTGGAATCAACACctcattgtttttcttttgaggAAGATTGTTATACGTACACATGATCGATCATGCTTGACATTTGCATAATTTCTTCGATAACGTCACAGTTTGGAATCGACTCAAATAGATAAAGACGTACAGAAACCTTCACAACAAGAATTAATGTTCGATCATAGATATTGTATAGCACTGCCTAACGCATCAACCTCAACACAAACCCTATAGTTTTTAACTGGGTCACGAatctaaactcattaaattccaAAAATTAACGATATCATAGACAAAACGATCGAGCAACATATTCAGACAGCGGATACTAGATACCCTAGAGCCTACGTATCAGGCCAATAAACAAGGTTGTGTATATTGTTTCTAGCTGCAAGTTCCTCTCTTGTAGTCATTTGACTTGAATAACAGGGTTGTGTATGATGTTGACAAAATATGAGTTCTAATTATCTGATCATATTATCTTCTTATGAAGAAACTttcaagttcatacaatttttGTGTACGTAATGACGAGTTAGTATACTTGATCTCTTTTTATTAGCCAGTCTTTTTCTTGGACAACTGTAAGCTATATGGAATAATAAGTACTCGAAATCAGCCATCCGTAGCTAGCTAGCCGTTGGCGTGGCTTAGCGCACTGATGTTTGATCGATCGGTGTGTTATTGTCGTCTATAGATTGCAAATACAAGTTATTGAAACTTCTATATCTTCTTGGCATCTTTTAATTTTATGCATAATGCAACTTGGGTTGTATCTGAGGGTCCATAGAATTTCAATGACTTTTCAAAGAATGAAAGTTATATGTGTGCTTATACGTACAAGAATTTCATTATGCAATGATGTGCTTGTgaatttcattcataattaGATCTGCCGAGGCCAAGACAACGTGACTACGTGAGTTACATTGGATACAACTTCGTTTTCTTTGGGTGCACTCACATGCTTCACACCAAACTAAATTCTTCGGATCGAAATGGAGTACTTCCATGAAGTTTTTCGTAAGCTTGAAAACCCCAAAAGGAGTTAAGAATCAATATGATATCGGCACATTTACGTGCAGAACAAGTTTGTGTATCATGCGGGGATAAAACCTGCTGAACAAGATTAATATAACTCGTAAAGAACACTACAAAGTTGAGTTAGCATATTTCAAGGAGAGATGAAGATTATAAAAGTTGAAATAAAAATGCGAAAAAAAAGGCGATGGAAGGAAGAACAAGTTCCCATCAACTTAATTATCAAGTAGAAAAGAATGCATGATTATCTGACAACCACCGGACTCGGTGATGATTATAGACTCAATGTGCGAGCTAGCTAAGTTGTTAATACCATGATAAATGCACAGTACAAAAATATACGATCACGAAACAATGGAAAACATCAAatggatgcacatttcaatgAAAACAAATCGATTCCATCATCTTTTTCCCATTCCTCCAATCATTTCCCCTAGCTACGAGTTCTTAGGTTTATacttcatcatatatatatatatatatatatatatatatatatatatatactttctttgttgcggaggtccgcaccaatgtTTTGGtacggatttccattttttaacCATTTTTAatcgaattttctcatttctACCTTCtaatatctagataatattgtttagatcatctctataaaatgTCAGCTAATTTGGTAATCGCTAAGGCCctaaaaattacatttgtctgttaaaaatatgaacggttcattcAGTCTAtctatttgtttttcaattttgagggTCTTAACTTTCACTAAATTAGTTGAAATTTTGCAAAGATAATTTGtataatattatctagatactagacggtggagatgagaaaattcaatcaaaaaatggtgaaaaaatggaaatccacaCCAAAACTATTGGTGCAGACCTCCTTAGCTAAGAAAAATCACgcacacacacaaacacacacacacatatatatatatatatatattatgcaaTGTGTAAAAGTTTATGCAAGTATGAATGAGTATTTCTACGGCTAGCAAAGCTGTATATGCTCCAACTGGATTTGGAAAGTTGAGTCGTGGTCCAAGCGATCGAAAGCAAAGCAAGTGCATGCAAGCTCATGAACATAATGACACAcggttttcccttttgaagCTTAAGGGTCCAAGAAGGAATTCGTGGAGTTGTCTCTGAACTTTTTTCCTCTTATGTTTTCGGTCCAATTTAGCATATATAGACAAGTTCAATTGCTACCGCAGCCTACATATGTAGCTAGTCATTCTATGAATAGAGCTTGTTTTGGTTAAGTTTCGGCATATTTGTCACAACCATATCCCCAGCAGATGTTTTGTTCAGGAAATGATATGACAAACACCTTCCGTCCGACTCCTCCCACGCTCCCAGTACAAAATTGTTCTTTAAAACAACGCACTAGGAAGGCCCATGTATTCTGCATTTCTGCTTAATTGAGATCTGTCATCTGTGTATGCATGCCCTTATATAGAATTACACAAAGTTAGGCCTATGTCAGTATGTTTTCCTCATGGGCCTGATCCTTTTGAAGAACACACTAGAAcagtagaacacaacaatgGGAGATGGAATAGTGTGCTAATAATCTGTCAACATGCAAGATGTAATCATCAACAATTCTTTAttctttattattttcatgtcTTAAATTCTTAATGCAGACTACAGCTGACTTTCATGTCAACGATTATTTGGACTAGTTTTGTCAACCACTCATCCTTTTCTTGATCTTCATCATCCCTTAATTCCGTTCCCCAATGAGATCAAGCGAGCAATCAATGTCCCCAATCACTGTAATATAGCCTTGTTCGGACTTTGTAGTTTCTATTCTTCCTCGTCCTTTGCATATCTTGTATAATGTATATATGGTTTCTTTAGAAAACATTCCTCTGCTTTGCTCTTGCTCTTTACATAACATTCCTCTGCTATGTCAGCTGCTTTATTAACACTTATTCGGGTATCCCCATTTGTCACTCCAGTACTCATTTCTCCCTATATATTATTCACATCAGGGACATCAGAGATCTTTAGACTAAGCTATATATTAGTTTTCTGTCAGATTGTTAATTTGTAAGCATGAATAAATACCCTATAGTACGTACAACTATAGCTGGCCTCTGATGCTTTTCTAATGTTCAAAGTTTTGCTCAAAATTCCAAAACCAACAGAGCAAGCAATCCCAATACAAGGTTTTTAGCGTGTTTTCACAAACTTTTCCAAAAAGGAAATGTGCATATATAAGAACTCATTCAGCATCATAACACTATCTAATCAAAAGGAAGCAATTTTTGGGATTAAATCCAAGAGCCTCCGTCTTTCACTTCTAATTAGTTGCAATGCATACTAGTACAAACTACAGGTACCAGCGTTCAGCATCTAGATTAACAATCGGTGCACACTTGTTTGGCATCTTAGCCCTCATACTCTTGCTTGTTTGGTTGTTGCATTATCGCGGGGGTCTCGATTATGATTCTGGCAATTCACAGAAAGTTTTCAATGTAAGACCAGTACTTTGTAGTTCATATTCACGGGTTAGAAGTTGAACATCGTAACTTAGGACTTCACTGACGTtctatttgtgtaatttggcaGGTTCATCCGTTTCTTATGTTCTTCGGATTCATTTTCCTTGCTGGTGAAGGtatatatgcaatatcatATTTATGAACTCATTTCAGTAGAACCATGCATAAGACTGTATAAAATGAAGTAATCTTTtcataagtatatatatgcgtTGTTCGGTTTCGTACGTAAGTGTGTGTGTTTTGATGATGAGCAGCAATGATGGCATACAAGACTGTAATGGCGGAACACAAGGTGCAGAAATACGTTCACGGCTTCTTCCACCTCGTAGCTCTTTGTTCCGGCATATTGGGGATATGTGCTGTTTTCAAGTTCCACGATATGGAAAATCTAGACGACATGTTTAGCCTGCATTCATGGATTGGCTTAACCACAATTATCTTGTACGGCTTGCAGGTATATAATTAAGCAACCAGCTTATATCTAAATGCCACTTAACTAAGTAATTAAGCTAAATTAGTTACCTATGTTGCAGTGGTTGTTTGGATTTGCTACATTTCTGTTTCCGAGAGCGTCAGAACATTCGAGAGTTCAAATTGCTCCATGGCATATGAGTATCGGCAGGGTGCTCCTGTACACGTCGATATGTGCCGCCCTGACCGGTTTGATGGAGAAATCCACATTCCTCCGGGAACAGCTAAGTGAAAGAGAATTACATCTCATCAACTTCACTGCACTCTCAATCCTCCTCTTTGGCATCTTCGTCGATCTTTCAGTTGCTCTTGCACGTTACGTTTGATTTCTATCATCATGGATCATGGATCATGAATGGCTAGCTTCATGAATAATCATGCATACTGTTTGGTGCCAAGTGCATGTTATTTTCCTCAATATTTAGTGTGAGTAATTATTTGAGTGGGATGATTTGGGggtgatcatatatatatatatatatatatatatatatatataatgtgagATTTATATTGTGAGTATTCGAGTGTTTATAACTTTGTATCAATTACCCCAAACGGCAATAAATTGTATTTGCTGAAACGACCGAGTATGGTACGTACATGAGCACGTAAGACGTTGCTATACCCACAATTattataacatgtatgacTGTATGAGGTATTTTGGTCATCATCTAAtctcaaacaaaacaaaataaagaagTATATATGAGAAACCGGGCATCATGTTATTCCCACAACCAAAGGTAATTCCTTTGGCATGTGCTAATCCATGACAGAACCCATGTGAAATGGTTTCAACCCGGTAGTTTAGAAACCGGGTGCCCTGGCCAAAGTAATGTCCTCAATACCCCAACTCAAGCCCATTTTTTGCccagttagaaacaaagaggtATGTAATGCCTCCGCCAACGATCGAAACTCTAACCAATGTCACGTTTAAGTTTTGGTTAAAGAGTTGTCGCGGTCAGAAACCACTACTCCACACCCGTGACTGGTCCCTCTGCTTCGGTATGCAACGGTGTACCACCATGTAGCATTGTGGGGTTTTCTTCCGCTGAGTTTGTCTTTAGGCCCCGCATAAGAAATGTTTTGGAactggaaataaaaaaaatgtatatatgAGTTATAAAAAGTTTTTCATGTTAATAGTCAATTACTTATATCTTGAGTTTATCGAAAATTTTCACATTTTTTTGGCAGCGTTTAACATTAATTGTCtaacatatatatgatatatagcATTGAGACTTAGTCGATCAACTGAGAAATAGCTTGTCTCTCTCACCGTGAAAAGGTCCTCATATAAACCAAATTTGTGATGCCGCGTCTTTAGTATGTGAAATTACAAAGAAGGTTGTTAACATTGGACAAAGTTTTATGCTAGTGTTAATATGTATAGGTTGTTCCAATTGATACATGTACACAAGGAACATATAGCAAAGTCGAAAAATGTCAAATAAGTGTCATCTCCAACCCATTAGTGTCGCCACCTTAGGATTCGCCTGCCGGACAAGTTTGCCAAATTAATCCCATGTATTTGGACTTGGTGCAAAAAAACTTAGTTCTCATTCAAACAAGTTAGCTAATTAACATCGTCTACTGTCGGCATTGCCTTAGTTGTGCACATTGATAGCATCATTATTTGCATCCCATTCTTCTCAACACTGTTTCTCTGATCCTGGCCTCCTGCATTTTATAAGCTTTATAAGTAGCTCTCTAGCTCTAGTGTATCTTCTTCATTACACCTCTGTTAGAAAAGCACCCTAGATAGTAGTTACAGATTATAATGGCGCCCAAGAGTCGTAGCTACCAAATCTCAGCAACCCAGTAACCATATTTGCTCATTTGTTACTTATACTCTTATAGCTATCACAACTCTTCTACTTGTTTTTCTAGTACACTTCCGCGATGGCTTTGCTTTCAACTCTTTCATCaaactgaaaattttcaatgtaAGTTACTAGGttaattgtatgcatttgtatAACATCTTCCATATTTGGACCGTCGCATGCAGTACCTCTCACTATATCTCCATTATTTTCGTACAgcttcatccatttttcatgGTAATCGGGTTTATTTTGATCGGAGGCGAAGGTAAAGTTCTGCTTTTTTCGCATGCATGTCGATCTTGTTACTAGAAAATTTTGCATGGTATTGTTCTATTAACGTTTTTTTTCTATCGATGATTTGACACACCATTGATTTGAAGTTTGTACTATTGATAAATTTTGGGTTATAGAATTGATGTATGCTCATTAGCTCATACGTAACACATGATAAAACGTGTTGATCGAGCTCTACGTAGAATATACATAGATTTTGAACCTGTCGTTCTTGCTTATGAAGGAATTTTGATACTGCATAATTTAAGGTCATTCTGATTATATTTCACTGTTCTCCATTATTCATTTTGTTGCACTAATCAATCGTTGAATTCATTGTTAAGACCAGTCCATGCCATTTGCTGGCTAATATGGGCTCATCTTGGCCTCGGACTTTAACACTCATGTTTACTCCATCAAAGCCCAcaaggaaaaacaaacaaataaaagtAGAACAATCCAATCCTACTTACAGTAGGAGTGTCGGACGTACAATCTTGTCCTACTTAAACTACTCCAACAATATTAAGGAAGGGTTTCCCCCGGGGAAAGACTACTTATAAAGCGAGGGAAAAATAACCCAACATGATCAATAAACATCTGAGACGTAATTTGATAGAGAGAAGCATGAAGATTTCCAAGCACAAGAATGACGCCGGAGAAGAAGGCTTTAAGATGACACCGGATGATCCAGAAGATCTGTGGATCGCTTACAAACTGATTTCTCCGGGAGACACGGTTACTGCTTCAACTTTCAGGAAAGTGAAAAGAGAATCGAGTGGAAGAAACTCTACTGCAGAGCGAGTTAAGCTCGAGTTAGGAATCCAAGTCGAGGTGGTTCCTGATAATTACATTGTCGGATCTGTTCTTCGAATAGGGGGAAAGAATATTACCGAAAATGACCATGTGAGTTTAGGAGCATATCATACTTTGGAGATTGATTTCAAACGAGCTTTTGTGTTGACAAAGAAGGTTTGGGATTCACTGGCCTTGGAGGAACTCGAACAAGCCTCCGATCCTGGGGCTAGTGCTGATCTAGCTGTGGTGTTGATGCAAGAAGGACTAGCACATATTATGAAAGTTGGTAAAAGCGTGACAATAACTTGTGCAACAATTGAGACTTCAATTCCTCGCAAGCATGGACCTTCGGTAAAGGGTTATGAGTCGGCTTTGAGTACATTTTTCGAGAGGGTCTTGCAGGCTTTCTTGCAGCACGTCGATTTCAGCATTGTTAAATGTGCTGTGATTGCTAGTCCAGGTTTCACCAGGGATCAGTTTCATAAACACTTGCTGTTGGAAGCAGAAAGAAAGCAGCTGAGACCAATTATTGAGAACAAATCCCGGATGATCCTTGTGCATTCTAGCTCGGGTTACAAGCATAGTTTGAGTGAGGTTCTTGATGATAAGGAAATTATGAGCAAGATAAAAGATACTAGAGCAGCAAAAGAGGTCCGAGCGCTCCAAGAATTCTTCAGTATGATGTCAAATGAAGCAAACCGTGCGTGTTATGGACCGAAGCATGTCGAGGTTGCTCATGATAAAAACGCTGTGCAAACCTTACTGATAACAGATGAGCTCTATAGGAATGCTGATGTAAAAGAGAGGCAAAAATATGTTGATTTTGTGGAGTCAGTCAAGGATTCGGGCGGcactgttcatgtattttctTCCTTGCACGTTTCAGGAGAACAACTAGCGCAAATTACAGGCATCGCTGCAATCCTTCGTTTCCCTCTACCCGAATTGGATGATATAGAGATGTAATATAATGACAGCAGGAACATTTAGGAGTTTACTGACGTAATTCTGTAGCtgtttgattttgaatgaCTAGTATTCTACTTTCTAAATTCAACTCTCAGTATGATTTGCTTTTCTTGGATAGAATCAGCCACTTGGACACTAGAGAGTTAATGGCGCTTTACCTGTTAACAAACTCGAAGATAATAAGAATGCAAATCTTCTAGGGcaagtatatattatttagaaGAGAAAGGGGATACTGGAAGTGTTATGCAGAAAGCACAAATGCATCTGtgcaatcatatgcacaaagaATGACGCCAGGTAACCCACCTAGCTATAAAGCTGGAAAAGTAAGATCAGCTTGCTCTCTTTTAACACCCTTCATCATTGTGCTTAATGTAAACgaatcaagtcatcacctTATGGTCCATCACCTTATGGTCCATCACCTTATAAAGCTCGATAGTCCATACCAGAAAAGGTACATTTCAATATACGACTAATAGATCTTTGGCAAAAAACTACAAAAGGAACTAGCAACCATTCACTTTCATTCGAAGTAACatgcagaaaccaaaatcGCAATAAAATCAATGAACTACACAATTAATTAGAGAAATTGATGTTAAAGGAAAGACGAAAGGGAAGCTACACCCGTTGTTGCTGCTTTGTCGCTTCCATTTTCGCCAACAAGCCAGCAATCTCGGCTTGCATCCTAGTCTTCATGTTGTAATAATCACAGTGTGAACCTTCCAAAACTTTGAGCTCCTCCAGTTTCTTCCTTCGCTTTTCCTGTGTCTCTTGCAAACACAACTCAGAAAACTTTCCAGCATACTCTTCTTCCACTTTCTCTGTATTTTCCTGAATCATCTGCCGATAACCTTCTGCCTCTTTCCGTGCTTCATCTGCCTTGCTCTGGTACATCATAGCTTCAGCTTGCTTTAACTTGACCATACTTTCCAAACTGTCAAACCCTTCTATTTTCGGTACTGTTCCAAACCGGAACTCATCCCCATTGCTTATGAGGGAAGACTTTAGGTCAATCTGACGGAGATCATTTGACAATAGATCAGATTGTACACTGGAACTTGTGTTGTAAGCAGCATATTTTGAAGGTAGAGAAGCCGGTTGTGAGAAAAGGGTTGCTTCTTTCCTAAGGCTGGTTTGAGGAGCTGCCAACTCTTTGGTTGAGGATGTGGTTATACTAGAAGCTGGATATTCTGACACTCCATCTGTATCTATTTACAAGGAAGACCAAATCCAGAGTTAGGCAGTAATGAACCAAATCACACAGATCCAATTAAAATAAGTATGTAAAAAAACATTGGATGTTAGTCATGTTATCCACCCATCAACTTCATTATTAGCAATATAGAAAATAAGACTTTCCACCTCAGGGAGCATTCAACCTCGCAAGACTCAAACAAATTGtggagaaagagaaaaagaaggctATGAATAAATAATTGTAAACCAGCGTCCACATAGGGGCACACAGAACTAACATGATAAATTCAATAACCAAGATTATCTTTATCTGCCCCTCCCAACATAAAGGATCACAATTTTCAAATACCATCCCCTCCCAAGATTCCTTTTAGCAGCTTCATTTGTGCATTATGTCCTACTTACAAATATCTACAACCAactaaagctactcagttgtCAAAGGACTGTTCAACATGCTGATTGGCACTGTGTGAGTAGTTGTCCATGCCTCGGTTTTTTAGGTTATGCAATAGAGTTCAAAAGGAATTGATTTATGTTTAAACCTTATCTACCTtgaaagggaaacaaaaaccaaGAAAACAGTGCAACGTCGGCAGCAAAGCATAAACTTCAGATTATGTACGCAAGATATTGAAAATCACTTGTCTGCTTTATCATCAGAAGATATGAAACTAATAAGACCTTGGCTGTCTTAAGCTCTTGACACAAACATAACAACTATACgacatataaaatatatacaccATCATCACTAATCAGTCACAGCCTTATTATCATATCTATGGTCTCATCTTCATATGTTAATTAGTCTCATTAATAGGATTAATATCCAATGCGATGACATGCTCTTCGAAGTGACCCGTCTTACAAATcgtaacaaagaaaaagataatTACTAGTTGAAACATCAATGCAGTTTTGAAAGATGTGAGACTTACAATTGAAAAACTGGATGATAAAGTTGCACGCATCTGAAGGAGACATCAGTTGGCTTCCTAATTTGGCGATAATCTCCTCAGCCTTGATATGCAATTCCCGGCCTTTAAAATCGTCACTTCTCCTAAAAATCTTCTTTACACAGTCAAGTTCCTTCACAAGTGTCTCTAGTCCCCAGTCCTTTGCACAGCAAAGAAACACATCCTTAACAAACCCAAACATTTCAGAAGCATGACTGCATCCAATGCAATGGAATTGCATCTCCGTTGTCCCTGAAGGCCCCTTCAAGCTCGGACCAGGCCTAATGAGATTTTGCTGAATACCACAAGCAGCATGGCACCAATGCGAACAAACATCACATCCAACCCAACTACAAGTGTTACTAGCACagtcaaaattcaaacacacAGGACACATACATGAACTGCAAAACCCCTTATTTCCCGAGCAAATCTTGCAGTCACAATCAT
This is a stretch of genomic DNA from Argentina anserina chromosome 4, drPotAnse1.1, whole genome shotgun sequence. It encodes these proteins:
- the LOC126791664 gene encoding probable transmembrane ascorbate ferrireductase 3, which codes for MHTSTNYRYQRSASRLTIGAHLFGILALILLLVWLLHYRGGLDYDSGNSQKVFNVHPFLMFFGFIFLAGEAMMAYKTVMAEHKVQKYVHGFFHLVALCSGILGICAVFKFHDMENLDDMFSLHSWIGLTTIILYGLQWLFGFATFLFPRASEHSRVQIAPWHMSIGRVLLYTSICAALTGLMEKSTFLREQLSERELHLINFTALSILLFGIFVDLSVALARYV
- the LOC126791793 gene encoding protein PELOTA 1-like, giving the protein MKISKHKNDAGEEGFKMTPDDPEDLWIAYKLISPGDTVTASTFRKVKRESSGRNSTAERVKLELGIQVEVVPDNYIVGSVLRIGGKNITENDHVSLGAYHTLEIDFKRAFVLTKKVWDSLALEELEQASDPGASADLAVVLMQEGLAHIMKVGKSVTITCATIETSIPRKHGPSVKGYESALSTFFERVLQAFLQHVDFSIVKCAVIASPGFTRDQFHKHLLLEAERKQLRPIIENKSRMILVHSSSGYKHSLSEVLDDKEIMSKIKDTRAAKEVRALQEFFSMMSNEANRACYGPKHVEVAHDKNAVQTLLITDELYRNADVKERQKYVDFVESVKDSGGTVHVFSSLHVSGEQLAQITGIAAILRFPLPELDDIEM